From a region of the Triticum aestivum cultivar Chinese Spring chromosome 7D, IWGSC CS RefSeq v2.1, whole genome shotgun sequence genome:
- the LOC123169966 gene encoding germin-like protein 5-1, which produces MAAAALLLVAALVALGSGHGGEAFDPNPLQDFCVADATSKVRVNGLSCKDPAAVVSDDFFFAGADKLRDEVSERYGFSALTVQIPGLNTQGQRYARVDLAPGAIFPPHYHPRAAETALVLEGSVYFGFVSSYPDNKLFSKVLHKGDVFAVPQGLMHFLYNNGTAPATLYASLSSQNPGLVLLADALFAGALPDDLLAKTLLTDKHTVDNIRANFRPS; this is translated from the exons ATGGCTGCTGCGGCGTTGCTCCTCGTGGCCGCGCTCGTCGCCCTCGGCTCCGGCCATGGCGGCGAGGCCTTCGACCCCAACCCTCTCCAGGACTTCTGCGTCGCCGACGCCACGTCCAAAG TGCGCGTGAATGGGTTATCGTGCAAGGACCCGGCCGCCGTGGTGTCCGACGACTTCTTCTTCGCCGGCGCAGACAAGCTGCGCGACGAGGTGAGCGAGCGCTACGGGTTCTCGGCGCTGACCGTGCAGATCCCGGGCCTTAACACGCAGGGCCAGCGGTACGCCCGCGTCGACCTTGCACCGGGGGCCATCTTCCCGCCGCACTACCACCCCAGGGCGGCCGAGACGGCCCTGGTGCTGGAAGGCTCCGTCTACTTTGGGTTTGTCTCCTCCTACCCGGACAACAAGCTCTTCTCCAAGGTGCTCCACAAGGGCGACGTGTTCGCCGTGCCGCAGGGTCTCATGCACTTCCTCTACAACAATGGCACCGCCCCCGCCACGCTCTACGCCAGCCTCAGCAGCCAGAACCCCGGGCTGGTGCTCCTCGCCGACGCGCTCTTCGCCGGGGCACTCCCGGACGATCTCCTAGCCAAGACGCTCCTCACGGATAAGCACACCGTGGACAACATCCGGGCAAACTTTCGGCCGTCTTGA